In a genomic window of Aricia agestis chromosome 2, ilAriAges1.1, whole genome shotgun sequence:
- the LOC121739981 gene encoding hrp65 protein-like — MQMQMNQYGGRGFGGPPQPQRLGGRRGNRGGGGFRNSRFDQNPRNQNPQGGQRQNEPIKQVQQNEKPAQQTPAQNPPKDKETTPQKPPQQQQPQPQQQKVTTPQPQKPQPQPQPQQQQQPKPNQQPKPNQPQQPKPQAQAANTTPAKPQDQVDKAFGNDRQQNQNQGPFQKNMNGNFGGPNKQGGTWSQGGPGNKNFGPRNNQNQGQNKGSPGGPARNQQRPNNRGSYGGPDGMKQPMREEQMLSHKLKELSGPLIDLPAIEQTEVKFNGRSRLYIGNLTNDVTEEEILQLFGQFGETAELFLNKEKNFGFIKMDYRVNAEKAKRELDGKMRNGRNLRVRFAPHNSAIHVKNLPPFVSNELLYRSFEIFGKIERAFVRVDERGKPLGDGIVEFARKPSALAAIRNCSEKCFFLTSSLRPVIVENLEEPDEFDGYPEKNLPRKHPEFMRAREYGPRFAEPGSFEHEYGTRWKQLHELHRQKEEALKKELASEEEKLEAQMQFAKYEHETELLREQLRQREEDRERQKRSWEMAERAAEERREAERLQRLRQEEELAQRMRQQDDELRRRQQENTLFVQAQRLNSMLDRQEQGMFDQQPMEGGFRDQFDRQRGGYDDMPQNRVWDNSRQMDDFPNKRRRF; from the exons ATGCAAATGCAAATGAATCAATACGGAGGACGAGGATTTGGCGGTCCGCCTCAACCCCAAAGGCTAGGAGGACGACGAGGAAACCGAGGTGGTGGAGGCTTCCGTAATTCTCGCTTTGATCAAAATCCTAGAAATCAAAATCCTCAAGGAGGTCAGAGACAAAATGAG CCTATCAAGCAAGTGCAACAAAATGAAAAGCCTGCTCAACAAACACCAGCTCAAAATCCACCTAAGGACAAGGAGACCACACCCCAGAAGCCTCCTCAGCAGCAGCAGCCCCAACCTCAGCAGCAGAAAGTTACTACTCCACAACCCCAGAAACCTCAGCCTCAACCTCAACCACAACAGCAGCAGCAACCAAAACCAAACCAGCAACCAAAACCAAACCAACCACAGCAACCGAAGCCACAAGCTCAAGCTGCTAACACTACTCCGGCCAAGCCTCAGGATCAAGTTGATAAAGCTTTTGGGAATGACAGACAACAGAACCAGAATCAAGGACCCTTCCAAAAA AACATGAATGGAAACTTTGGTGGACCTAATAAGCAGGGCGGCACTTGGAGTCAAGGTGGACCTGGTAACAAAAACTTTGGACCTAGGAATAACCAGAACCAGGGCCAGAACAAAGGTAGCCCTGGTGGACCAGCCCGCAATCAGCAGAGGCCTAATAACAGAGGTTCTTATGGTGGCCCAGATGGAATGAAACAACCAATGAGAGag gAGCAAATGCTGTCTCACAAGCTAAAGGAGTTATCTGGACCCTTGATTGATCTACCTGCTATTGAACAAACTGAAGTGAAATTCAACGGTCGCAGTCGTTTGTACATTGGAAACCTCACTAATGATGTAACAGAGGAAGAAATATTGCAGTTGTTTGGCCAGTTTGGAGAAACAGCCGAACTTTTCTTGAACAaagagaaaaactttggattTATCAAAATG GATTATAGAGTTAATGCCGAGAAAGCTAAGCGTGAATTGGATGGAAAGATGAGGAATGGGCGTAACTTGAGAGTCAGATTTGCTCCTCACAACAGTGCCATCCATGTCAAGAACTTGCCACCGTTTGTGTCCAATGAATTATTATATCGTTCATTTGAAATCTTTGGCAAGATAGAGAGGGCTTTTGTTAGAGTCGACGAAAGAGGAAAGCCCCTCGGTGATGGAATTGTTGAATTTGCAAGGAAGCCTAGTGCATTGGCCGCCATTCGTAATTGTTCGGAGAAATGTTTCTTCCTTACATC TTCACTCAGACCAGTTATTGTGGAAAATTTGGAGGAACCAGATGAGTTTGATGGCTACCCTGAGAAGAACTTGCCAAGGAAGCACCCAGAATTCATGAGAGCTAGAGAG TATGGACCCCGATTTGCCGAGCCTGGCAGTTTCGAGCATGAATATGGCACAAGGTGGAAGCAGCTTCATGAGCTCCACCGTCAGAAGGAGGAGGCGCTAAAGAAGGAACTTGCCTCTGAAGAGGAAAAGCTTGAGGCTCAAATGCAGTTTGCTAA GTACGAGCACGAGACTGAGTTGCTGCGCGAGCAACTGCGCCAGCGAGAGGAGGACCGCGAGCGCCAGAAGCGCAGCTGGGAGATGGCGGAGCGCGCGGCGGAGGAGCGGCGCGAGGCCGAGCGCCTGCAGCGCCTGCGCCAGGAGGAGGAGCTGGCGCAGCGCATGCGCCAGCAGGACGACGAACTGCGCCGCAGACAGCAGGAGAACACGCTCTTCGTGCAG gctCAACGTCTCAACTCTATGCTGGATCGTCAAGAACAAGGAATGTTTGATCAGCAGCCAATG GAGGGCGGCTTCAGAGACCAGTTCGACAGGCAACGCGGAGGATATGACGACATGCCGCAGAACCGCGTTTGGGACAACTCGCGACAGATGGATGATTTCCCTAACAAACGCCGTCGCTTTTAA